In the genome of Montipora foliosa isolate CH-2021 chromosome 3, ASM3666993v2, whole genome shotgun sequence, one region contains:
- the LOC137994396 gene encoding uncharacterized protein, with protein sequence MLSEALSKLKENGKNRVNHFEVAEIQTAMVPVGSRDRPVHTDDTKPHQKLSAKGSNSSRGSDNGNSMGEGTVVQLPRPAEGGRRECDRIIMDDGTAIHFFDENDDSGVREKAHRRSRERQDENHRSGFFVTLCSSWRNGCSVYSGCYRTRLGSTGRLRRHIILRWGNRNVVTRDTRKAASRLRRKGKRRRWKGDFVGEKARIRRLHFDCLA encoded by the exons ATGCTGAGTGAAGCTCTTTCAAAgctaaaagaaaatggaaaaaatcgtGTGAATCATTTTGAAGTGGCTGAAATTCAGACAG CAATGGTTCCTGTGGGTTCTAGAGATCGCCCAGTGCATACAGATGATACGAAACCTCATCAGAAACTATCAGCAAAAGGTAGTAACAGTAGCAGAGGATCTGATAATGGCAACAGCATGGGAGAAGGAACTGTCGTTCAGCTGCCGCGACCGGCTGAGGGAGGACGCCGTGAGTGTGACAGGATTATTATGGATGATGGAACAGCTATTCACTTCTTTGATGAAAATGACGATTCAGGTGTGAGGGAAAAAGCCCACCGAAGATCAAGAGAACGACAGGATGAG AACCATCGGAGTGGGTTTTTCGTCACTTTGTGCTCGAGTTGGAGGAATGGCTGCTCCGTATATAGTG GATGCTACAGGACTCGCTTGGGTTCCACCGGTCGTCTTCGGCGCCACATCATTCTTCGCTGGGGTAATCGCAATGTTGTTACCCGAGACACGAGGAAAGCCGCTTCCAGACTTCGTCGCAAAGGAAAGCGGAGGAGATGGAAAGGGGATTTTGTCGGAGAAAAAGCAAGAATTCGCAGATTACACTTCGACTGTTTAGCTTAG
- the LOC137994398 gene encoding uncharacterized protein, translating to MGRRLRTTLPIARGLLEPETHSTQKIRARMKHGKDKQKYYHDRQGTKELPPLRAGDHVRVRPEPGSKEWRAATVVQKHALPRSYVVEVSGRRIRRNRVALRNDSAKSHMEYRKRHGNIAQQTEPEPDKTHAAPTSPASPQVDPTAQEYHLNPSPAEEIPAGGVPPPADIAEAKDPPFYKTRSGRQVRKPVSLDL from the coding sequence ATGGGTCGCAGGCTTCGAACGACACTCCCAATAGCACGTGGTCTATTGGAGCCTGAAACACATAGCACCCAGAAGATAAGAGCAAGAATGAAGCATGGCAAGGACAAGCAGAAGTACTACCATGACCGCCAAGGAACCAAAGAGCTACCACCACTCAGAGCAGGCGATCATGTCAGAGTAAGACCTGAGCCAGGGTCAAAGGAGTGGAGAGCGGCTACCGTAGTCCAGAAACATGCCTTGCCCAGATCATACGTGGTAGAGGTGAGCGGCCGAAGAATCAGGCGTAACAGAGTGGCTCTAAGAAACGACTCAGCCAAGTCTCATATGGAATACCGTAAACGCCATGGAAACATCGCTCAGCAGACAGAACCAGAGCCTGACAAGACACATGCGGCTCCCACGTCCCCAGCAAGCCCACAAGTGGACCCCACTGCACAGGAATACCACTTAAATCCCTCACCTGCTGAGGAAATACCAGCAGGTGGTGTGCCACCTCCAGCGGACATCGCGGAAGCTAAAGACCCGCCCTTCTATAAGACTAGAAGTGGAAGACAAGTCAGGAAACCAGTCAGTTTGGACCTGTAA
- the LOC137996442 gene encoding tetratricopeptide repeat protein 28-like isoform X2 — MVDKKLDLLERHMQELSVARKEGDRQGKGLAYFNLGRYYQGTADFNQAITNYREALAIFKEVGFRAGEGAAYGNLGNAYRSLGNFKQAIEYHHQCLSIAKEVGDRVGEGAAYGNLGNAYQSFGNFKQAIEYHHQRLSIAKEVGDRVGEGAAYGNLGNAYRSLGNFKQAIEYYHQCLRIAKEVGDRVGEGAAYGNLGNAYQSFGNFKQAIEYHHQLLSIAKEVGDRAVEGRAYGNLGFAYGSLGNFKQAIEYHHQRLSIAKEVGDRVGEGAAYENLGNAYRRLGNFKQAIEYHHQRLSIAKEVGDRAGEGRAYGNLGNAYDSLGNFKQAIEYHHQDLSIAKEVGDRAGEGRAYGNLGNAYHSLGNFKQAIEYHHQRLSIAKEVGDRAGEGRAYGNLGNAYRSLGNVKQAIEYHHQCLSIAKEVGDRVGEEAAYGNLGNAYQSLGNFKQAIEYHHQCLSIAKEVGDRVGEGVAYGNLGNAYQSFGNFKQAIEYHHQRLSIAKEVGDRAGEGVAYGNLGNIYQSFGNFKQAIEYHHQDLSIAKEVGDRAGEGRTYGNLGNAYRSLGNFKQAIQYHHQCLSIAKEVGDRVGEGAAYGNLGNAYQSFGDFKQAIEYHHQLLSIAKEVGDRAREGRAYGNLGNAYDRLGNFKQAIEYLHQDLSIAKEVGDRVGEGAAYGNLGNAYQRLGNFKQAIEYHYQHLSICQEIEDPIGLAIACYHIGHVHEFFGSLSKALNYWRLSVYYFDEVRRLLQSEDAWKISFRDTKGFAYTALWTALLKNGEVDEALCAAEQGRAQALADILKMQYSVDEKPMVKVTISLVMKDLPSQTVFTALEGNTISFWLLRDDIRINFRQKKIENGTAKSLMKSTLEQINAGFVLRCENRSLERQGSDLSSSGESVEETSQSLSFSVHSLQPLYDVLISPIADLIRGDDLVFVPDGHFCLAPFSAMSDSVRIRVIPSLTALKLLTMAPDNFQSKNEALLVGDPCLSEVTYGTGEPMYGQLPCAKKEVDIIGELLQTVPLTGKNATKAEVLRRMKSVTLIHIAAHGDDGSGEIALAPNPERTSKIPEEEDYMLSLSDVQAVHLQARLVVLSCCHSGQGEVKSEGIVGIARAFLCAGARSVLVSLWAIDDEATFLFMKSFYQHLADRKSASTALHHAMKSLQETKNYSAIKYWAPFVLIGDDVTFEFGELEHEKNETMSKT, encoded by the exons ATGGTGGATAAAAAGTTGGACCTTTTGGAGCGGCATATGCAAGAGCTTAGTGTTGCAAGAAAGGAGGGAGACAGACAAGGCAAGGGtttggcttatttcaatctTGGTAGATACTATCAGGGCACAGCTGACTTTAATCAGGCCATAACAAATTACAGAGaagcattagccatttttaaggaagtgggtttcagggccggagaaggagcagcctatggaaatctcggcaacgcttatcgaagtcttggtaatttcaagcaagccatagagtatcaccatcaatgtcttagtattgcaaaagaggtaggggacagggtcggagaaggagcggcctatggaaatctcggcaacgcttatcaaagttttggtaatttcaagcaagccatagagtatcaccatcaacgtcttagtattgcaaaagaggtaggcgACAGGGTCggagaaggagcggcctatggaaatctcggcaacgcttatcgaagtcttggtaatttcaagcaagccatagagtattacCATCAATGTCTtcgtattgcaaaagaggtaggggacagggtcggagaaggagcggcctatggaaatctcggcaacgcttatcaaagttttggtaatttcaagcaagccatagagtatcatcATCAActtcttagtattgcaaaagaggtaggggacagggccgtagaaggaagagcttatggaaATCTCGGCTTCGCTTATggcagtcttggtaatttcaagcaagccatagagtatcaccatcaacgtcttagtattgcaaaagaggtaggggacagggtcggagaaggagcggcctatgaaaatctcggcaacgcttatcgacgtcttggtaatttcaagcaagccatagagtatcaccatcaacgtcttagtattgcaaaagaggtaggggacagggccggagaaggaagagcttatggaaatctcggcaacgcttatgatagtcttggtaatttcaagcaagccatagagtatcaccatcaagatcttagtattgcaaaagaggtaggggacagggccggagaaggaagagcttatggaaatctcggcaacgcttatcacagtcttggtaatttcaagcaagccatagagtatcaccatcaacgtcttagtattgcaaaagaggtaggggacagggccggagaaggaagagcttatggaaatctcggcaacgcttatcgaagtcttggtaatgtcaagcaagccatagagtatcaccatcaatgtcttagtattgcaaaagaggtaggggacagggtcGGAGAAGAagcggcctatggaaatctcggcaacgcttatcaaagtcttggtaatttcaagcaagccatagagtatcaccatcaatgtcttagtattgcaaaagaggtaggggacagggtcGGAGAAGGAGTGGCCTATGGAAAtcttggcaacgcttatcaaagttttggtaatttcaagcaagccatagagtatcaccatcaacgtcttagtattgcaaaagaggtaggggacagggccggagaaggagtgGCCTATGGAAATCTTGGCAACATTTATCAAAgttttggtaatttcaagcaagccatagagtatcaccatcaagatcttagtattgcaaaagaggtaggggacagggccggagaaggaagaacctatggaaatctcggcaacgcttatcgaagtcttggtaatttcaagcaagccatacagtatcaccatcaatgtcttagtattgcaaaagaggtaggggacagagtcggagaaggagcggcctatggaaatctcggcaacgcttatcaaagttttggtgatttcaagcaagccatagagtatcaccatcaacttcttagtattgcaaaagaggtaggggacagggccagagaaggaagagcttatggaaacctcggcaacgcttatgacaggcttggtaatttcaagcaagccatagagtatctccatcaagatcttagtattgcaaaagaggtaggcgACAGGGTCggagaaggagcggcctatggaaatctcggcaacgcttatcaaagacttggtaatttcaagcaagccatagagtatcactatcaacatcttagtatttgcCAGGAAATAGAGGACCCAATAGGGCTGGCAATTGCATGTTATCATATTGGTCATGTTCATGAATTTTTTGGCTCCTTGAGCAAAGCTCTTAATTACTGGCGTCTAAgcgtttattattttgatgaagttaggcgtcttcttcagtcagaggatgcatggaaaataagctttcgtgacaCAAAGGGGTTTGCGTACACTGCTCTGTGGACAGCactcttgaagaatggagaggttgatgaaGCTTTGTGtgctgctgagcaaggacgagcacaggctttggcagacattttaaagatgcaataCAGCGTTGATGAGAAACCTATGGTGAAGGTAACTATCTCTTTGGTTATGAAagatctaccttcacaaactgttttcacagcacttgaagGGAACACGATCAGCTTCTGGTTGCTAAGAGATGATATCAGgataaattttagacaaaagaaaatcgaaaatggaaCTGCCAAGTCTCTGATGAAAAGTACGCTAGAACAGATCAATGCAGGGTTTGTTTTgcgatgcgagaatcgttcaCTTGAAAGACAAGGCAGCGACTTGTCGAGCAGTGGGGAAAGTGTTGAAGAAACTTCTCAGTCTTTGAGCTTCTCTGTGCACTCTTTGCAGcccttgtatgatgtcttaaTCAGTCCTATAGCAGACTTGATCCGGGGCGATGACTTAgtgtttgttcctgatggacacttttgcctggctcctttttctgcaatgagtgactctgtcaggatccgtgTAATTCCCTCGCTGACTGCTTTAAAATTGCTCACTATGGCACCTGATAACTTCCAAAGTAAGAATGAAGCGCTGCTTGTAGGCGATCCGTGCTTGAGCGAAGTCACTTACGGCACTGGTGAACCCATGTATGGACAGCTGCCATGTGCGAAAAAAGAGGTGGATATAattggagaacttctgcagaccgtgcctcttacaggaaaaaatgcaaccaaagctgaggtgctgagaagaatgaagtcagttaccttaatccacattgctgcacatggGGATGACGGatctggagaaattgctttggcgcCAAATCCCGAACGCACATCCAAGATCCCCgaagaggaagattacatgttatcattgagcgatgttcaagcagttcaccttcaggcaagactggttgtgcttagttgctgtcatagtggccagggagaggtaaaatctgagggtattgtgggaatagccagggctttcctgtgtgctggtgcccggtctgtactggtgtcactctgggcaatcgacGACGAGGCGACCTTCTTGTTCATGAAGAGTTTTTACCAACACTTAGCAGATAGGAAAAGTGCAAGtacagctcttcaccatgctatgaaatctcttcagGAGACAAAGAACTATTCGGCCATAaaatactgggcgccatttgtgttaattggcgatgatgtcacctttgaaTTTGGGGAGCTGGAAcacgaaaagaatg aaACGATGTCCAAAACGTGA